Proteins from a single region of Streptomyces glaucescens:
- a CDS encoding dihydrofolate reductase family protein, translated as MTDPTGRRVRANISLTLDGRYHGPGGPGDLGAIVPYAVTETARNHLARIHEGAGTALLGRLNAEGFLGYWPMVAADENADPRDRAYAKWLVDTEKVVLSSTLTEAPWERTRVVDAPAADVVTGLKATGRGDILVNSSASVIRSLLAADLLDRLYLMICPEITGGGQRLFEDGLPASRWKLTHQETGELGEIAVVYDRVRSPAA; from the coding sequence ATGACCGACCCGACCGGGCGCAGAGTCCGCGCGAACATCAGCCTGACCCTGGACGGCCGTTACCACGGGCCCGGCGGCCCCGGTGACCTGGGCGCGATCGTCCCGTACGCGGTCACCGAGACCGCGCGGAACCATCTCGCCCGCATCCACGAGGGAGCGGGCACGGCACTGCTGGGCCGGCTCAACGCCGAAGGCTTCCTGGGGTACTGGCCCATGGTCGCCGCGGACGAGAACGCCGACCCGCGTGACCGTGCGTACGCGAAGTGGCTCGTGGACACCGAGAAGGTGGTCCTGTCGAGCACCCTCACCGAGGCTCCGTGGGAGCGCACCCGGGTGGTCGACGCCCCCGCGGCGGACGTCGTCACGGGACTCAAGGCCACCGGACGGGGCGACATCCTCGTCAACAGCAGTGCGAGCGTCATCAGGTCGCTCCTCGCCGCCGACCTGCTCGACCGGCTGTACCTGATGATCTGCCCCGAGATCACCGGCGGCGGGCAGCGGTTGTTCGAGGACGGTCTGCCGGCCTCCCGCTGGAAGCTCACCCACCAGGAGACCGGCGAACTGGGTGAGATCGCCGTGGTGTACGACCGCGTGCGCTCCCCGGCGGCGTGA
- a CDS encoding metalloregulator ArsR/SmtB family transcription factor — MERIASALGDAARWRIVELLAERPRSVGELAELAGLRQPQTTKHLQTLARAGLVTVFPLGQRRVYAVEAAPLAALGRRLRELARTTEAHAGDRDVITRYLAAVEADSTIADRERWADGRAFTFERVLAAPRDVVWRHWTDPGLLASWWAPPPLTVTDCVLEPRPGGRVVLDYRDPEGRYHAEGRVHAAAEAERLVFDLSVIEAGTVAFTGHHDLTLTDAESGTRLLLVLRITGTAVDAVPSVAGIETGWTQVLDNLADAVGASRRTTAPSDDRREAQP; from the coding sequence ATGGAACGGATCGCATCAGCGCTGGGAGACGCCGCGCGGTGGCGCATCGTCGAGCTTCTCGCCGAGCGGCCCCGCTCCGTCGGGGAACTGGCGGAGCTGGCCGGACTGCGGCAACCGCAGACCACCAAGCACCTGCAGACCCTGGCCCGCGCGGGCCTGGTCACCGTCTTCCCCCTCGGGCAGCGCCGGGTCTACGCGGTCGAGGCGGCGCCCCTCGCCGCGCTGGGGCGCCGCCTGCGGGAACTGGCCCGGACCACCGAGGCGCACGCGGGCGACCGCGATGTCATCACCCGATATCTCGCCGCCGTCGAGGCGGACTCCACGATCGCGGACCGGGAACGCTGGGCCGACGGCCGTGCCTTCACGTTCGAGCGCGTGCTGGCCGCGCCCCGGGACGTCGTCTGGCGCCACTGGACCGACCCCGGCCTGCTGGCGTCCTGGTGGGCCCCGCCGCCGCTGACGGTCACCGACTGTGTCCTGGAGCCGAGGCCCGGTGGCCGCGTCGTCCTCGACTACCGCGACCCCGAGGGGCGGTACCACGCGGAGGGCCGGGTGCACGCCGCCGCGGAAGCGGAACGCCTCGTGTTCGACCTGTCGGTGATCGAGGCCGGCACCGTGGCGTTCACCGGTCACCACGACCTGACACTCACCGACGCCGAGAGCGGCACCCGCCTGCTCCTCGTCCTGCGGATCACCGGGACGGCCGTCGACGCCGTGCCGTCCGTCGCCGGCATCGAGACCGGCTGGACCCAGGTGCTCGACAACCTCGCCGACGCCGTCGGCGCGTCCCGGCGCACCACCGCCCCATCCGACGACCGAAGGGAAGCACAGCCATGA
- a CDS encoding cellulase family glycosylhydrolase: protein MKRTLALLATCATALGLTTLATPQAEAATGCKVEYTVTNQWSGGFQAGVKVTNLGDPVSGWTLKFSLPDAGQKVVQGWNATWSQSGSAVTAANVDWNRTLATGAATDLGFTGTFAGANPKPTAFTLNGVACTGSVGGEEPPPDPDPDPDPGTPVGINGQLRVCGVNLCNQYNRPIQLRGMSTHGIQWFSKCYNNASLDALAKDWKSDLFRIAMYVQEQGYETDPAGFTSRVNSLVDMAEARGMYALIDFHTLTPGDPNYNLDRAKTFFASVAARNAVKKNVIYEIANEPNGVSWTAIKNYAEQVIPVIRAADPDAVIIVGTRGWSSLGVSDGSNETEVVNNPVNATNIMYAFHFYGASHKDNYRATVSRAAARLPLFVTEFGTVSATGGGTMDRASSVAWLDLLDQLKISYANWTYSDANESSAAFKPGTCNGTDYSSSGVLTESGALLKSRISTADSFPTG, encoded by the coding sequence GTGAAACGCACTCTCGCACTACTGGCGACCTGCGCCACGGCCCTGGGTCTGACGACGCTGGCCACTCCGCAGGCGGAGGCCGCCACCGGCTGCAAGGTCGAATACACCGTCACCAACCAGTGGTCGGGCGGCTTCCAGGCCGGTGTGAAGGTCACCAACCTGGGCGACCCCGTCAGCGGCTGGACGCTCAAGTTCAGCCTGCCGGACGCGGGGCAGAAGGTCGTCCAGGGCTGGAACGCCACCTGGTCGCAGTCGGGCTCCGCCGTCACCGCCGCCAACGTGGACTGGAACCGCACGCTGGCCACCGGCGCGGCGACGGACCTGGGCTTCACGGGCACCTTCGCGGGCGCCAACCCCAAGCCCACGGCCTTCACCCTCAACGGTGTCGCCTGCACGGGCTCGGTCGGCGGCGAGGAGCCCCCGCCCGACCCGGATCCCGACCCCGACCCGGGTACCCCCGTCGGCATCAACGGGCAGCTCCGCGTCTGCGGTGTGAACCTCTGCAACCAGTACAACCGCCCCATCCAGCTGCGCGGCATGAGCACGCACGGCATCCAGTGGTTCAGCAAGTGCTACAACAACGCGTCCCTGGACGCGCTGGCGAAGGACTGGAAGTCGGACCTGTTCCGCATCGCCATGTACGTGCAGGAGCAGGGCTACGAGACCGACCCGGCCGGCTTCACCAGCCGCGTCAACAGCCTGGTCGACATGGCCGAGGCCCGCGGCATGTACGCGCTCATCGACTTCCACACCCTGACGCCCGGCGACCCGAACTACAACCTCGACCGCGCCAAGACGTTCTTCGCCTCCGTCGCGGCCCGCAACGCCGTCAAGAAGAACGTGATCTACGAGATCGCCAACGAGCCCAACGGCGTGAGCTGGACGGCCATCAAGAACTACGCCGAGCAGGTCATCCCGGTGATCCGGGCCGCCGACCCGGACGCCGTCATCATCGTCGGCACCCGCGGCTGGTCCTCGCTGGGCGTCTCGGACGGCTCCAACGAGACGGAGGTCGTCAACAACCCCGTCAACGCCACCAACATCATGTACGCGTTCCACTTCTACGGCGCGAGCCACAAGGACAACTACCGCGCCACGGTGAGCCGGGCGGCCGCCAGACTGCCGCTGTTCGTGACCGAGTTCGGCACGGTGAGCGCCACCGGCGGCGGGACGATGGACCGGGCGAGCAGCGTGGCCTGGCTGGACCTGCTCGACCAGCTGAAGATCAGCTACGCGAACTGGACGTACTCCGACGCCAACGAGAGCAGCGCGGCCTTCAAGCCCGGCACCTGCAACGGCACGGACTACAGCAGCAGTGGCGTGCTGACCGAGTCCGGGGCACTGCTCAAGAGCCGGATCAGCACCGCCGACTCCTTCCCGACCGGCTGA
- a CDS encoding restriction endonuclease — protein MAVPERPRRFPYRERPFDLRATAVFFVLSALVLVLLGLLARAAVDAAERRPAWVVILSLGGVACVLVWRRNRRRVSVSRIARRTTEALEEGAATVLDVLEDDDAHHGGTRVLVPDRSGGAAVAGGLGEERTLVLGHVDYAALSADGFEQAVADLCARDGCTQVEVVGGAGDLGADVLAWAPDGRRVVIQCKRYGDDNKVGSQDLQRFGGTCYTVHEADVAIVVTTSDFTAPAEEYAAQCGIVCVNHEGLRAWSEGRAAGPWAGVPDGGAGECV, from the coding sequence GTGGCCGTGCCCGAGCGCCCCAGGCGCTTCCCCTACCGTGAGCGCCCCTTCGACCTGCGGGCGACCGCTGTCTTCTTCGTCCTGAGCGCCCTGGTCCTGGTGCTGCTGGGGCTGTTGGCCCGCGCGGCCGTCGACGCGGCCGAACGGCGGCCCGCCTGGGTGGTGATCCTGTCGCTCGGCGGTGTCGCGTGCGTCCTGGTGTGGCGGCGCAACCGGAGGCGGGTGTCGGTGTCCCGCATCGCCCGCCGCACCACCGAGGCGCTGGAGGAGGGCGCGGCGACCGTGCTGGACGTCCTGGAGGACGACGACGCCCACCACGGCGGGACCCGCGTCCTCGTCCCGGACCGCAGCGGAGGGGCCGCCGTCGCGGGCGGCCTCGGCGAGGAGCGGACCCTGGTCCTCGGTCACGTCGACTACGCCGCGCTGAGCGCCGACGGGTTCGAGCAGGCCGTGGCGGACCTGTGTGCGCGAGACGGCTGCACACAGGTCGAGGTCGTGGGCGGGGCGGGGGATCTGGGCGCCGATGTGCTGGCGTGGGCGCCCGACGGCCGCCGCGTCGTCATCCAGTGCAAGCGCTACGGCGACGACAACAAGGTGGGTTCGCAGGACCTGCAGCGCTTCGGCGGCACCTGTTACACCGTCCACGAGGCGGACGTGGCCATCGTCGTGACCACCAGCGACTTCACCGCACCGGCCGAGGAGTACGCCGCCCAGTGCGGCATAGTGTGCGTGAACCACGAGGGGCTGCGGGCCTGGAGCGAGGGGCGGGCGGCGGGGCCGTGGGCGGGTGTACCGGACGGCGGCGCCGGCGAGTGCGTCTGA
- a CDS encoding MarR family winged helix-turn-helix transcriptional regulator, which produces MSPNHEPATPARLRGIPSRLLAGASLVADRLVGDRLAAEGAHKWHFAVLVALAEAGAASQAELSRRTGIYRSDMVAVLNELADAHCIRRDPDPADRRRNVITLTPAGRRRLERLDTLITEAQRELLAPLTADEQVQFTRLLTVLTDHHRPAHPGPGEA; this is translated from the coding sequence ATGAGCCCGAACCACGAACCCGCCACCCCCGCGCGGCTGCGCGGCATCCCCAGCCGCCTGCTCGCCGGGGCCTCGCTCGTCGCCGACCGGCTCGTCGGCGACCGCCTGGCCGCCGAAGGCGCCCACAAGTGGCACTTCGCCGTACTGGTCGCGCTCGCGGAGGCCGGAGCCGCCAGCCAGGCCGAACTCAGCCGCCGCACCGGCATCTACCGCAGCGACATGGTCGCCGTCCTCAACGAACTCGCGGACGCCCACTGCATCCGCCGCGACCCCGACCCCGCCGACCGGCGGCGCAACGTCATCACCCTGACCCCAGCCGGCCGCCGCCGCCTGGAACGCCTCGACACACTCATCACCGAGGCCCAGCGCGAGCTCCTCGCCCCCCTCACCGCGGACGAGCAGGTCCAGTTCACCCGCCTGCTCACCGTGCTGACGGACCACCACCGGCCCGCGCATCCCGGTCCCGGCGAGGCGTGA
- a CDS encoding epoxide hydrolase family protein, which yields MIQPFRIDIPQADLDDLTDRLARTRWPNEVADAGWEYGFPLARLKELAEYWRTGYDWRAHEAELNELPHFTTEIDGQRIHFVHVRSPKPDALALILTHGWPGSFLEFLDVIEPLSRDFHLVIPSIPGYGFSGPTDRRGWDIVRVARAWAELMRRLGYERYGAQGGDLGSGISLALGGLAPEQVVGVHVNYLPTRPDPDAGIHLSAADEARLDKVRELMANRPPYQALQSTTPQTIGYALTDSPVGQLAWIAERFAHWTDPRSPVGDDRMLTDVSLYWLTATAASSARLHREAPRRQEPCPVPLGVAVFAHDITQPVRPLAERRYDIRHWSEFERGGHFAAMEVPGLLAQDIRDFFLATGTSHAG from the coding sequence ATGATCCAGCCGTTCCGCATCGACATCCCGCAGGCCGACCTCGACGACCTGACCGACCGCCTCGCCCGCACCCGCTGGCCCAACGAGGTCGCGGACGCCGGATGGGAGTACGGCTTCCCGCTGGCCCGGCTGAAGGAGCTGGCCGAGTACTGGCGCACCGGCTACGACTGGCGCGCGCACGAGGCGGAACTCAACGAACTGCCGCACTTCACGACCGAGATCGACGGACAGCGCATCCACTTCGTGCACGTCCGATCCCCGAAGCCGGACGCGCTGGCACTGATCCTCACCCACGGCTGGCCCGGTTCCTTCCTGGAGTTCCTCGATGTGATCGAGCCGCTGTCGCGGGACTTCCACCTGGTGATCCCGTCCATCCCCGGGTACGGCTTCTCGGGGCCCACCGACCGGCGCGGCTGGGATATCGTCCGCGTCGCGCGGGCCTGGGCCGAGCTGATGCGGCGCCTCGGCTACGAGCGCTACGGCGCGCAGGGCGGCGACCTCGGCTCGGGCATCTCCCTGGCCCTCGGCGGGCTGGCACCCGAGCAGGTCGTCGGAGTCCACGTCAACTACCTGCCGACACGGCCGGACCCGGACGCCGGGATCCACCTGTCCGCCGCGGACGAGGCCCGACTGGACAAGGTCCGGGAACTGATGGCGAACCGCCCGCCGTACCAGGCCCTGCAGTCCACCACCCCGCAGACCATCGGCTACGCGCTGACCGACTCACCGGTGGGCCAACTGGCCTGGATCGCCGAGCGCTTCGCGCACTGGACCGACCCGCGCTCACCCGTCGGCGACGACCGGATGCTCACCGACGTCTCGCTGTACTGGCTGACCGCCACCGCCGCCTCCTCGGCGCGCCTGCACCGCGAGGCGCCCCGGCGGCAGGAGCCGTGCCCGGTGCCCCTGGGCGTCGCGGTGTTCGCGCACGACATCACCCAGCCGGTGAGACCACTGGCCGAGCGCCGCTACGACATCAGGCACTGGTCGGAGTTCGAGCGCGGCGGCCACTTCGCCGCGATGGAAGTCCCCGGCCTGCTGGCCCAGGACATCCGGGACTTCTTCCTCGCCACCGGGACGTCTCACGCCGGGTGA
- a CDS encoding ABC transporter substrate-binding protein: MSPEPRIGALVPLTRPGWVEAGRHLLAGLELAVREVNDAGGIAGRPLELVVRDTAGDPARAAAAVDELAGLGVTALAGEYHSVVARAAAARADALGLPFLCSSAVLDALTERPTDRVARLCPAQSHGWRIYADFLLGAGHRRIAAAVQTSVYWASGVRVLRDRFAASGGSVAELDLGALGPADVCDALVDDGATALVLLAGHPDPAVPVVRAVRRDQRLAELLIGAPAGQPEFAEWAALLGDEGAAVPFLRYLPERLTPLGARVEASLRERLAAAPSFVAFEGYDTVLVLAALMRAHDTDPVSVAEAWPRVAVDGTRGAIRFSRVPGAGVWQWAWPPVQVVDRDPEQPERFRVLHPA, from the coding sequence GTGTCTCCCGAACCACGGATCGGCGCCCTCGTCCCGCTCACCCGCCCCGGCTGGGTGGAGGCGGGACGGCACCTGCTCGCCGGACTCGAGCTGGCCGTTCGCGAGGTCAACGACGCGGGCGGCATCGCCGGAAGGCCACTGGAGCTGGTGGTGCGGGACACCGCGGGGGACCCCGCGAGGGCCGCGGCGGCCGTGGACGAGCTGGCCGGCCTGGGCGTGACGGCCCTGGCCGGGGAGTACCACAGCGTCGTCGCGCGAGCCGCCGCCGCCCGGGCCGACGCGCTGGGCCTGCCGTTCCTCTGCTCGTCGGCGGTGCTCGACGCGCTGACCGAGCGGCCGACGGACCGGGTGGCACGCCTGTGCCCGGCGCAGTCCCACGGCTGGCGGATCTACGCCGACTTCCTGCTGGGCGCGGGACACCGCCGCATCGCGGCGGCGGTCCAGACGAGCGTCTACTGGGCGTCCGGCGTCCGCGTTCTGCGGGACCGGTTCGCCGCGAGCGGCGGCTCCGTCGCCGAACTCGACCTGGGCGCGCTCGGCCCGGCGGACGTGTGCGACGCGCTCGTCGACGACGGCGCGACCGCCCTTGTGCTGCTGGCCGGCCACCCTGATCCGGCAGTGCCGGTCGTCAGGGCCGTACGCCGCGACCAGCGCCTCGCCGAGCTGCTGATCGGCGCTCCGGCCGGGCAGCCGGAGTTCGCCGAATGGGCGGCGCTGCTGGGCGACGAGGGCGCGGCGGTCCCGTTCCTGCGGTACCTTCCCGAGCGGCTCACCCCGCTGGGCGCGCGAGTCGAGGCGTCGCTGCGCGAGCGACTGGCCGCGGCGCCCTCCTTCGTCGCCTTCGAGGGCTACGACACGGTCCTCGTCCTCGCCGCCCTGATGCGTGCTCACGACACGGACCCGGTGAGCGTCGCCGAGGCCTGGCCGCGTGTCGCGGTCGACGGCACCCGAGGCGCGATCCGGTTCTCCCGCGTGCCGGGCGCCGGCGTCTGGCAGTGGGCCTGGCCGCCGGTCCAGGTCGTCGACCGGGACCCGGAGCAGCCGGAGCGCTTCCGGGTCCTTCACCCGGCGTGA
- a CDS encoding phosphatase PAP2 family protein: MASRVFSRSKGRNTFSAWRGPRVVLWTAASVVTLGFLVALETAARHYGVSGPITNQAREVILPPKSGGLLYASMALMMVVLTWRQRFVALAAAIGIDVTFSVVRWAAGIEITEGHPFGNGALWVMLGCAVLAVTRRTGRERALLLKGVALGLLLMTGRKTGDTWLLITAKTRPDVLDPYVAVADHALGDPSWLVGRAVEATGAIGFNFLDFVYGQLPVAGVLVALYQLRNVVVERRFPRHHVVRSFLMIGLLGPAIYMVYPVVGPIFAYGTGTEHWAAVSVWADAWPTRQWAVAELWPTTPPPLSIPHPIPFDELTPRNCMPSLHTAWATAIFLHTRRGPRALRWAGTFWLVATLCATLGFGYHYGADLIAGVVFVLTVEAALRSYDRGWDRSGLRLAGYGATVFVALLASYRFLPMEMAGHPWLYGPLLLLAMVSVIYGYVRTTAGWEPEAAPAPDAELTVPRQAPPPSVPDVVDAGRG; encoded by the coding sequence ATGGCATCGCGGGTGTTTTCGCGCAGCAAAGGCAGAAACACCTTCTCCGCATGGCGTGGGCCCCGGGTGGTCCTGTGGACCGCCGCCAGCGTGGTCACCCTGGGATTCCTCGTCGCACTGGAGACGGCCGCGCGGCACTACGGGGTGTCGGGGCCGATCACCAACCAGGCGCGAGAGGTGATACTGCCGCCGAAATCGGGTGGCCTGCTGTACGCCAGCATGGCGTTGATGATGGTGGTGCTCACCTGGCGGCAGCGGTTCGTCGCACTCGCCGCGGCCATCGGCATCGACGTCACCTTCTCGGTGGTCCGATGGGCGGCCGGCATCGAGATCACCGAGGGCCATCCCTTCGGCAACGGCGCGCTGTGGGTGATGCTGGGCTGCGCGGTCCTCGCCGTGACCCGCCGTACCGGCCGGGAACGCGCCCTGCTGCTGAAGGGCGTCGCTCTCGGACTGCTGCTGATGACCGGCCGCAAGACCGGTGACACCTGGCTGCTCATCACCGCGAAGACCCGCCCGGACGTGCTCGACCCCTACGTGGCGGTCGCCGATCACGCGCTGGGCGATCCGTCCTGGCTGGTGGGGCGGGCCGTCGAAGCGACGGGCGCGATCGGCTTCAACTTCCTCGACTTCGTCTACGGGCAGCTCCCGGTGGCCGGTGTCCTCGTCGCCCTGTACCAACTGCGCAACGTGGTGGTCGAACGCCGCTTCCCCCGTCACCACGTGGTGCGCAGCTTCCTGATGATCGGCCTCCTGGGACCGGCGATCTACATGGTCTACCCGGTGGTCGGACCGATCTTCGCCTACGGCACCGGCACCGAGCACTGGGCCGCGGTCAGTGTGTGGGCGGACGCCTGGCCCACCCGGCAGTGGGCGGTGGCCGAACTCTGGCCGACGACGCCGCCACCGCTCAGCATTCCCCACCCCATCCCGTTCGACGAACTCACCCCGCGCAACTGCATGCCCAGCCTGCACACGGCGTGGGCCACCGCGATCTTCCTCCACACCCGTAGGGGCCCGCGCGCCCTGCGTTGGGCGGGCACGTTCTGGCTGGTGGCCACGCTCTGCGCCACCCTCGGCTTCGGCTACCACTACGGCGCCGACCTCATCGCCGGCGTGGTGTTCGTGCTCACCGTCGAGGCGGCCCTGCGCTCCTACGACCGCGGCTGGGACCGGTCGGGGCTCCGGCTGGCCGGGTACGGCGCGACGGTGTTCGTCGCCCTGCTGGCGTCGTACCGCTTCCTGCCGATGGAGATGGCCGGGCACCCGTGGCTCTACGGCCCGCTCCTCCTGCTGGCCATGGTCTCCGTGATCTACGGCTATGTGCGGACCACCGCCGGGTGGGAGCCGGAGGCCGCCCCCGCGCCCGACGCGGAACTCACCGTTCCACGGCAGGCGCCCCCGCCCTCGGTACCCGACGTGGTCGACGCGGGCCGCGGCTGA
- a CDS encoding SDR family oxidoreductase, with translation MTEQQQDPTEQHPQPDFPDQEQPHPGWTGPMDPPPDHGEESYRGSGRLTDRKAVITGGDSGIGRAVALAFAREGADVLIAHLEDEKDDAAETVRLVEEAGRRAVAVSCDVRAEENCRALVDRAVDEFGRIDILVNNAAYQMSQPEGIEAISTEQFDRVMRTNLYGMFWLCKFALPHMREGGSIINTTSVQAYKPSPHLLDYATTKGAIVTFTQGLAQMVIERGIRVNAVAPGPVWTPLIPATMPDTQEFGKQAPIGRPAQPAEMAPAYVFLASQEASYITGEIVNATGGTPLP, from the coding sequence GTGACCGAGCAGCAGCAGGACCCCACCGAGCAGCACCCCCAGCCGGACTTCCCCGACCAGGAACAGCCGCACCCCGGCTGGACCGGGCCCATGGACCCGCCCCCGGACCACGGCGAGGAGTCGTACCGCGGCAGCGGCCGGCTGACGGACCGCAAGGCCGTGATCACGGGCGGCGACTCCGGCATCGGACGGGCGGTCGCGCTGGCGTTCGCCCGGGAGGGCGCCGACGTCCTCATCGCCCACCTGGAGGACGAGAAGGACGACGCCGCCGAGACCGTCCGGCTGGTCGAGGAGGCCGGGCGGCGCGCCGTGGCCGTCTCGTGCGACGTGCGCGCGGAGGAGAACTGCCGGGCCCTGGTCGACCGGGCCGTGGACGAGTTCGGCCGGATCGACATCCTGGTGAACAACGCGGCGTACCAGATGTCGCAGCCGGAGGGCATCGAGGCGATCTCCACCGAGCAGTTCGACCGGGTGATGCGCACCAACCTGTACGGCATGTTCTGGCTGTGCAAGTTCGCGCTGCCGCACATGCGCGAGGGCGGCAGCATCATCAACACCACCTCGGTGCAGGCCTACAAGCCCAGCCCGCACCTGCTGGACTACGCGACCACCAAGGGCGCGATCGTCACCTTCACCCAGGGGCTCGCGCAGATGGTGATCGAACGGGGCATCCGCGTCAACGCCGTGGCGCCGGGCCCGGTGTGGACACCGCTGATCCCGGCGACCATGCCGGACACGCAGGAGTTCGGCAAGCAGGCGCCCATCGGGCGGCCCGCCCAGCCCGCCGAGATGGCCCCCGCGTACGTCTTCCTCGCCTCGCAGGAGGCGTCGTACATCACCGGGGAGATCGTCAACGCGACGGGCGGCACCCCGCTGCCGTAG
- a CDS encoding serine hydrolase, with protein sequence MSPLAWIAAAGLTALLGVTAPGPSPPPPQPPPQLDDAEVRRAVDRLDGVVEAAMRRTGAPGVAVAVVHDGKVLHLKGYGVRMAGERAPVDADTVFQLASVSKPIASTVVAGAVGVEGWSEPVAPNVPDFRLKDPWVTSHVTVADLFSHRSGLPDHAGDLLEDLGYDRAYILSHLRHEPLAPFRASYAYTNFGLTAAAQAVADEKGVPWEKLAADTLYKPAGMDSTSSRFEDYEKAANRARGHVRSADGTWQPEFLRNPDAQSPAGGVSSTARDMAAWLRLQLADGKLDGKQIIDAEALERTHRPESVTGPPQAPAGRTAFYGLGWNVSYDDEGRLRLSHTGAFAQGAHTNVTMLPGERLGIVVLTNTSPAGVADAVALDFFDIAQTGEVSRDWIPLVDALYQQEADADRSKTDYAHPPSGAAPAKAAGTYAGTYANDYYGRARVVAGDDGALTLELGPKPQTYRLTHYDGDTFSFRTAGENAVGPTGVTFTPDGKSFTVEYLDTEGLGTFTRAGATPR encoded by the coding sequence GTGAGTCCTCTCGCATGGATCGCCGCGGCCGGGCTGACGGCGCTGCTGGGCGTCACCGCGCCGGGACCATCCCCGCCCCCGCCCCAGCCGCCGCCCCAGCTCGACGACGCGGAGGTGCGGCGGGCCGTGGACCGGCTCGACGGTGTGGTCGAGGCGGCCATGCGGCGCACCGGGGCGCCCGGCGTGGCCGTCGCCGTCGTCCACGACGGGAAGGTGCTCCACCTGAAGGGGTACGGGGTGCGGATGGCCGGCGAGCGGGCGCCCGTCGACGCCGACACCGTCTTCCAGCTCGCCTCCGTCTCGAAGCCGATCGCCTCCACCGTCGTGGCCGGAGCCGTGGGTGTCGAAGGCTGGTCCGAGCCGGTCGCCCCGAACGTGCCGGACTTCCGCCTGAAGGACCCCTGGGTCACCTCCCACGTGACGGTCGCCGACCTCTTCTCCCACCGCAGCGGCCTGCCCGACCACGCCGGGGACCTCCTCGAAGACCTCGGCTACGACCGCGCGTACATCCTGTCCCACCTGCGCCACGAGCCCCTGGCGCCGTTCCGCGCGAGCTACGCCTACACCAACTTCGGCCTGACGGCCGCCGCCCAGGCCGTCGCCGACGAGAAGGGCGTGCCCTGGGAGAAGCTCGCCGCCGACACCCTCTACAAGCCGGCCGGCATGGACTCCACCAGCTCCCGCTTCGAGGACTACGAGAAGGCCGCCAACCGGGCCCGCGGCCACGTCAGGAGCGCCGACGGCACCTGGCAGCCGGAGTTCCTGCGGAACCCGGACGCGCAGTCCCCCGCCGGCGGCGTCAGCTCCACCGCCCGCGACATGGCGGCCTGGCTGCGGCTCCAGCTCGCCGACGGCAAGCTCGACGGCAAACAGATCATCGACGCCGAGGCCCTGGAGCGCACCCACCGTCCCGAGTCGGTCACGGGCCCGCCCCAAGCCCCGGCCGGCCGCACCGCGTTCTACGGCCTGGGCTGGAACGTCAGCTACGACGACGAGGGGCGGCTCCGGCTCTCCCACACGGGAGCGTTCGCGCAGGGCGCGCACACCAATGTCACCATGCTGCCCGGCGAGCGGCTGGGCATCGTCGTCCTGACGAACACCTCACCGGCCGGGGTCGCCGACGCCGTCGCCCTCGACTTCTTCGACATCGCGCAGACGGGCGAGGTCAGCCGCGACTGGATCCCCCTCGTGGACGCGTTGTACCAGCAGGAGGCGGACGCGGACCGGTCGAAGACCGACTACGCCCACCCGCCTTCCGGCGCCGCCCCCGCGAAGGCCGCCGGCACCTACGCGGGCACGTACGCGAACGACTACTACGGGCGCGCCCGGGTCGTCGCGGGCGACGACGGGGCCCTGACGCTGGAACTCGGCCCGAAGCCCCAGACGTACCGCCTCACCCACTACGACGGCGACACGTTCAGCTTCCGGACCGCGGGCGAGAACGCCGTCGGTCCGACCGGGGTCACCTTCACCCCGGACGGGAAGTCGTTCACCGTCGAGTACCTGGACACCGAGGGACTCGGCACCTTCACCCGGGCCGGCGCGACCCCCAGGTGA